One Gossypium raimondii isolate GPD5lz chromosome 3, ASM2569854v1, whole genome shotgun sequence genomic window carries:
- the LOC105795661 gene encoding G-type lectin S-receptor-like serine/threonine-protein kinase At1g34300, protein MKMSKLSFFLLYLHCLFAISSSSTIIPLGSTLQASNRNQSWSSPNASFSLSFVPVTPSSFMAAITYYAGDVIVWSASNGSNGTGDGASLVVDSGGTLNLLPNGALRLTNGSGAVVWDSATANRGVSHASIDDLGNFQLLNNESAPIWSSFQNPTDTLVPSQNFTVGKILRSGSYSLTLGRSGNLTLNWNGTIEYWSLGFNSSINGNLTSPRFMLQSNGILVGLDPSFARGMINMAYSTDYGEGDDVFRFLRMDNDGNLRIYSTSESSGNITPTWAAVTDQCQVYGFCGNMGVCGYKDSNPVCGCPSQNFDPVDEHDGRKGCRRKVEIEDCPGDVTMLQLEHTKFLTYPPEVNDQTFIVGTVACRMNCLVSGSCIGSTLVADGSGICYMKTTDFISGYQGAVLPSTSFLKVCGQAVPNPSSYLDTSGKDNDSRLHAMVIIVVVLVILLSLFAIVTGFWCWFYGGSEKSMRISAQYELVDYASGAPVKFSYKELQQSTKAFSERLGEGGFGAVYKGTLGNRMVVAVKQLEGIEQGEMQFRMEVATISSTHHLNLVRLVGFCSDGRHRLLVYEFLRNGSLDKFLFTSNDQSGKLLTWENRFNIALGTGRGITYLHEECRDCIIHCDIKPENILLDEGYTAKVSDFGLAKLMKPKDHRHLSLASIRGTRGYLAPEWLANHPITSKCDVYSYGMVLLEIVSGRRNFEVSPETDGKKFSLWAHSEFEKGHIEAIVDKRIKDVDSEEVERAIMVSFWCIQEQPSQRPMMGKVVQMLEGVIDIERPPAPKLVAEGLSSGTTMTVNSDVSGLSTYAASNPAPSSSSSFMNIGASPPTPEREMGKESSSLLGSK, encoded by the coding sequence ATGAAAATGTCTaagctctctttttttctcctttacCTCCATTGTCTCTTCGCCATTTCTTCATCTTCTACCATCATACCTTTAGGTTCAACTCTTCAAGCTTCAAATAGAAACCAATCATGGTCGTCACCCAATGCCAGTTTCTCACTTTCTTTCGTTCCCGTTACTCCCTCTTCTTTTATGGCTGCCATCACTTACTATGCCGGTGATGTTATTGTATGGTCAGCTAGTAATGGCAGCAATGGCACTGGTGATGGAGCTTCTCTTGTTGTCGACTCTGGTGGGACTTTAAATTTGCTCCCCAATGGAGCCCTCCGTTTAACTAATGGCTCCGGTGCCGTTGTTTGGGACTCTGCTACTGCTAACAGAGGTGTTTCACATGCGTCTATTgatgatttaggcaactttcAGCTCCTCAATAATGAAAGTGCTCCAATATGGTCCTCGTTCCAGAACCCGACTGATACCTTGGTTCCTTCACAGAATTTCACCGTTGGTAAGATTTTACGCTCCGGGTCTTACTCCTTAACTCTTGGTCGATCAGGTAACCTTACTTTGAACTGGAATGGCACTATTGAATACTGGAGTTTAGGGTTCAACTCATCCATCAATGGGAATTTGACATCACCTAGGTTTATGTTGCAGTCTAATGGGATTTTGGTAGGTTTAGATCCTTCGTTTGCTCGTGGAATGATTAATATGGCATATAGTACTGATTATGGTGAAGGTGATGATGTGTTTAGGTTTTTGAGGATGGATAATGATGGTAATTTGAGAATTTACAGCACTAGTGAGAGCAGTGGGAATATAACCCCGACATGGGCGGCTGTAACTGATCAGTGTCAGGTTTACGGATTCTGCGGCAACATGGGGGTTTGCGGTTACAAAGATTCGAATCCGGTTTGTGGATGTCCATCTCAGAATTTTGATCCTGTTGATGAACATGATGGTAGAAAAGGATGCAGGAGGAAAGTGGAGATTGAGGATTGTCCTGGGGATGTTACCATGTTGCAATTAGAACATACCAAGTTCTTAACTTATCCTCCAGAGGTTAACGATCAGACATTCATTGTTGGAACTGTAGCTTGTAGGATGAATTGTCTTGTCAGTGGTTCTTGCATTGGCTCCACTTTAGTAGCTGATGGAAGTGGGATTTGTTATATGAAAACGACTGATTTCATTAGTGGTTACCAGGGTGCGGTTCTTCCGAGCACCTCTTTCTTGAAAGTTTGTGGACAAGCGGTTCCTAATCCATCATCTTACTTGGATACATCCGGGAAGGATAACGATTCGCGGTTGCATGCGATGGTCATTATCGTCGTGGTTTTGGTCATCCTTTTGTCTTTGTTTGCAATCGTGACTGGTTTTTGGTGCTGGTTTTACGGCGGTAGCGAAAAATCAATGCGTATATCAGCTCAATACGAACTTGTTGATTATGCATCTGGCGCACCAGTGAAGTTCTCATACAAGGAGCTGCAACAGTCTACAAAGGCGTTCTCGGAGAGGCTTGGAGAAGGTGGTTTTGGGGCTGTTTACAAAGGAACACTGGGTAATAGAATGGTGGTTGCCGTGAAACAACTCGAGGGAATCGAGCAGGGTGAGATGCAATTCAGGATGGAAGTTGCAACTATTAGCAGTACACACCATCTGAATTTGGTGAGATTGGTGGGGTTCTGCTCTGATGGGCGTCACAGGCTACTAGTGTATGAATTCTTGAGAAATGGTTCACTTGACAAGTTCCTTTTTACGTCGAATGACCAGTCCGGAAAATTGTTGACTTGGGAAAATCGATTCAACATTGCTCTTGGAACGGGTAGGGGAATCACCTACCTTCATGAGGAATGTCGAGACTGCATAATCCACTGCGATATAAAACCAGAAAACATTCTGTTGGATGAAGGTTACACTGCCAAAGTGTCGGATTTCGGCCTTGCAAAGCTTATGAAGCCAAAGGATCATAGGCACTTGTCATTGGCAAGCATCAGAGGGACTAGAGGATACTTGGCACCAGAGTGGCTTGCAAATCATCCAATAACCTCAAAGTGCGATGTTTATAGCTATGGGATGGTTTTATTAGAAATAGTGAGTGGAAGAAGGAACTTCGAGGTCTCACCGGAAACAGACGGTAAAAAGTTCTCCCTATGGGCTCATTCGGAGTTTGAAAAGGGTCACATTGAGGCCATTGttgataaaagaataaaagatgtTGATAGTGAGGAAGTCGAAAGGGCAATTATGGTGAGCTTTTGGTGCATACAGGAACAACCATCCCAAAGGCCAATGATGGGAAAAGTGGTGCAGATGTTAGAAGGGGTCATCGATATTGAGAGGCCACCAGCTCCAAAACTGGTTGCTGAAGGCTTGAGCAGTGGAACAACCATGACTGTAAACAGTGATGTGAGTGGTCTGTCAACATATGCAGCATCCAACCCTGCTCCCTCTTCATCGTCTTCATTCATGAACATAGGAGCTTCGCCTCCAACACCAGAGAGGGAAATGGGGAAGGAATCTTCTTCCTTACTAGGCTCAAAGTGA